A window of candidate division KSB1 bacterium genomic DNA:
GATCCAGTAGATGCATAAACCGCTGCATCGCATCATCTTTCCCGTTCAAACTTCCGGTCACGATGATCGGAATAAAGCTGGATTGAGCCCATTGCTGGTCCACCCCGATAACGAACTTCATTGGTTCATCGGGAAGCTGATGACCAGGCGTATTGGAGCACCTTGTAGCGAATGGCGATCCGATAAGCCCAACATATTTTTTCGACCCCTCGCCGATGTAATAAGCGTTCAAATGATCCAACCAAAGCGTATACTGCCCACCCAGCCCTGCTGGCCACATGGGTACCAGAGCAGGATAGAAGCTAATCCAGAGTTCAAGCCCGACATAACTATCGATATCGAACAGAAAAATCGCGCCGGGTTCATCCAATGGTGTCAGTATGTGCCATTGGATTGTGAATAAATCGTGGGAGAATATCAGGGTGGTCATTTCCGGCCGGGCAATTATGTGGCGAGCCAGATCGGTTGCATTGAGAAACAACTGATATCTTGGCACTGCTACGGAGAATTGCAGCTTGCTGAGGATTTTGATGGGATAAACCCAGACTTCAAAAATGCCTTGTTCCTCTCCGAAGATCGCTGCTTGTCGGCCAACGCTTTCGCAATAAGTTCCGGGTGCAATTCGCCGAGTCAATTGGATCGGATTCTCATAGATTTCAAATTTTTGAACCGATGATGTAGCCATAAAACTCAATTGCGGTTTCCCTTCATAATTTAATTAACTCTTTCAGTGAATTTGCAAATTCGTTTTTGAACTAAAGAGTTCTCAATTTTGAATGAGCACAATTTTCTATTGGGATCAACCCATGCTCTTCTCTCACCCTTATGGCAATTACTCCCCCGCCAATTGGCGAGCAACATCATGCTAACAGGGTGATTGAAGAACTCTGTCAGCCGTTAGGATCGTTACGGTTGCACATTGGAATACCATTTCGAAATTGGGTTGAAGGCATTGCAAAGTTCGATGATGTGGCGGAAAAGATACGAGCTGGATCGATCTGACTCAGCCTCACCATCTACTATCTTGCCGACCGATCCAAAGTCGCGATGCCTGATCCCACTTCCAATCATTCGGTGCAAGGGGGATTCCTATGGGTGTGAGTTTGCCGCTCTCCACCATATCTGTGGTTTGCTGCCAATCTTTGATCCCACTGACAGCATCTAACTCGTGGAGATTTTGATAGCCCACGCAATTGGCATAATGCAAAGTCTTTTCGATAGAATAGCCTCTAAGATAGGCCGCGAGGAAGCCAGCGATGGCTGAATCGCCGGAGCCTGTAGCGCTAGCAATTTTGTCAACTTTGAACGCTGGACACCATAACTCTCGCCGCGACCAATTCATTCGATCTTTCGGGGGTGCAGCGCCAAAATCCTGGCAGCGATCCAATTCTTTTGTCAGAATGTAAGAGCCACGATGCCCAGCTTTAATGAACACCACCTTGCTACCGAGCGCCAAACACTCGGTCGCCAAGCGCCGGTAATCTTTGGGATCGATGAAATCCACAACATCCCTTGTGCCAGCTTGCTGCTTGACCTCGAAATAAGCAATTGGATCTAACATGAAGAACACTTCTTCGATACTGGGCATGAAAATATCAACGTAAGGTAACAGATTGGTGAGGATGGTCCGCCATGGAGCTCGACCGCTGGGGCTATTGGGATCAGGTAGCGCCATATCTAAGGAAGTAGTTGCGCCGGCAGCTTTCGCGATCTGAAAAATTTTCACCAGTTCTTCCCCCCTATTCTCATAGCAATTGGCCATGATCGGCGGGTAACCGAAATGAAACGATCGCGATTGCCGAATCAGTTCCACATCCAGATCAGCGCTGGAGAAACGGTCGTTTGCCCCAGGATCATGAAGGAAAATACGATCGATGCCTGGCGGAGCGATGACAATGGTATATGAGGTTCGGTCCGTGGGCGAAACCGAAATGCCCGAGGTTTGCCCCTGTTGCGACAATAAGTTTAGTATCAATTCTCCAAATTGGTCCTTCCCCACACGGGACAAAAAAGCGACCCTGAGTCCCAGCTTTTTTAATGCGATACCCGTGTTTGAAACCGGCCCACCGGTGCTGATTCGAGCCGCATTCACCTGAATCAATTTGCCAGGCTTAAACAGTTCGACAATATCACGAATGCCAGTGTCTGGAATTTGAGGAATGATATCAAGACAGATATGACCAACGACCGCAACATCGTAATTCCGTTCCAAAACTTCCTCCCGATTCAGCTTAACAAATCTATTCTCAAAATCCGTCTCCCCATCCTTCTTCAGGGTGTTATCAGTTCGATGCGTTATTCAGAGGATGATCTCTGTCTCTCCCAGATATTGTTTCTTGTCGACACAACTTGGGTAACCTTGCATCTATTTCAAAAAATCCGCCAGCGTTTTTTCCAGTGCATCGCCGCGCAAACTCGATTCGAGGGCGAGAATGCGACCATCCGGGCCAATCAAAATTGGCCTTGGAATATATTGCACTTGAAAGGTTTGGACCACCTTTCGATTGGGATCTTTCATCATAAAAGCATGCAGCCACGGCATCTTCCATTTTCCCTGCCGAAACTTGGCTATATCATCCTCTGATTGATCCAAAGATAAGCTGATCAGCTCAAAATTTTTATCTTTGAACCGCTGATATGCGCGATGCAAATGCTCCATTTCGTTTACACAGGGCGGACACCATGTGGCCCAGAAATCCAGCAAGTAGAATTTGCCCTTTAATGTCTTATTGGACACCTTCTGCTTGCCATCCAAAAGAAGAATCTCAAAATCAGGCACCAAGTCGCCAACTTTTAAGCTGCTTTTTGGATCTGCTTCTTGCTGTGCAAATGCAGCACCAGGCGCATTCGTTGGACTAAATTTATTCCAGAGCA
This region includes:
- a CDS encoding TlpA family protein disulfide reductase codes for the protein MNAKHLLMGLLGALIVVSIFWGNELCYLLWNKFSPTNAPGAAFAQQEADPKSSLKVGDLVPDFEILLLDGKQKVSNKTLKGKFYLLDFWATWCPPCVNEMEHLHRAYQRFKDKNFELISLSLDQSEDDIAKFRQGKWKMPWLHAFMMKDPNRKVVQTFQVQYIPRPILIGPDGRILALESSLRGDALEKTLADFLK
- a CDS encoding carbohydrate kinase family protein, encoding MERNYDVAVVGHICLDIIPQIPDTGIRDIVELFKPGKLIQVNAARISTGGPVSNTGIALKKLGLRVAFLSRVGKDQFGELILNLLSQQGQTSGISVSPTDRTSYTIVIAPPGIDRIFLHDPGANDRFSSADLDVELIRQSRSFHFGYPPIMANCYENRGEELVKIFQIAKAAGATTSLDMALPDPNSPSGRAPWRTILTNLLPYVDIFMPSIEEVFFMLDPIAYFEVKQQAGTRDVVDFIDPKDYRRLATECLALGSKVVFIKAGHRGSYILTKELDRCQDFGAAPPKDRMNWSRRELWCPAFKVDKIASATGSGDSAIAGFLAAYLRGYSIEKTLHYANCVGYQNLHELDAVSGIKDWQQTTDMVESGKLTPIGIPLAPNDWKWDQASRLWIGRQDSRW